Proteins from one Monodelphis domestica isolate mMonDom1 chromosome 6, mMonDom1.pri, whole genome shotgun sequence genomic window:
- the CDKN2AIP gene encoding CDKN2A-interacting protein isoform X2 — translation MARAAISEVSEYLSQNPRVAAWVETLRSDGETDKHWRHRREFLLRNAGDLAPTATTEAASVECGDRRRQLQQLVSSSMAWANHIFLGCRYPPKVMDKILSMAEGIKVTDAPIHTTRDELVAKMG, via the exons ATGGCGCGGGCGGCCATCTCTGAGGTATCCGAGTACTTGAGCCAGAATCCGCGGGTGGCCGCCTGGGTGGAGACTCTGCGCAGCGACGGGGAGACGGACAAGCACTGGCGCCACCGACGCGAGTTTCTGCTTCGCAATGCCGGAGATCTGGCCCCCACCGCCACCACAGAAGCAGCCTCGGTGGAGTGCGGGGATCGCCGGCGCCAGCTGCAGCAGCTCGTCTCATCCTCCATGGCCTGGGCCAATCATATTTTCTTGGGGTGCCG gtaTCCACCAAAAGTTATGGATAAAATACTTAGTATGGCTGAAGGCATCAAAGTGACAGATGCTCCAATCCATACAACAAGAGATGAACTGGTTGCCAAG atGGGGTAG
- the CDKN2AIP gene encoding CDKN2A-interacting protein isoform X1 produces the protein MARAAISEVSEYLSQNPRVAAWVETLRSDGETDKHWRHRREFLLRNAGDLAPTATTEAASVECGDRRRQLQQLVSSSMAWANHIFLGCRYPPKVMDKILSMAEGIKVTDAPIHTTRDELVAKVKKRGISSSNDGVEEPCKKRAVEGKNSSAGGQDALKTSGRTEQPSPKQEVKVGPMLSTRSVGSGENLCRSSSSILERGSALSQEVAGMKSQNKSTIELTTENLGSKQSTSTSQAVAAGPEKVSDVETSEKHGTTLISSVAKSNSLGTQLTDSKQQNASPKKSVLESTSSLSSQNNSETEVPLLNSQSRSETSVPLLGSPSSSEVELPLLSSKPGSELLPLLGSKTTSDASTSQSTSKTNSESSISSSVSKNSSSTSVQMLTSKSTSSSSTSSSSTLLLTSKSSSQVAATLLASKSSSQTAASILSSKSSSQTSGSLLAPKSSLTSVSQLASKSSSQTSTSQLPSKSTSQSNESSVRFSCKLTTEDVKQKQPFFNRLYKTVAWKLVAVGGFSPNVNHGELLNASVEALKATLDVSFVPLKELADLPQSKSSQESIVCELRCKSVYLGTGCGKSKENAKAVASREALKLFLKKKVVVKICKRKYRGTEIEDLVLLDEESRPTNLPPALKHPQELP, from the exons ATGGCGCGGGCGGCCATCTCTGAGGTATCCGAGTACTTGAGCCAGAATCCGCGGGTGGCCGCCTGGGTGGAGACTCTGCGCAGCGACGGGGAGACGGACAAGCACTGGCGCCACCGACGCGAGTTTCTGCTTCGCAATGCCGGAGATCTGGCCCCCACCGCCACCACAGAAGCAGCCTCGGTGGAGTGCGGGGATCGCCGGCGCCAGCTGCAGCAGCTCGTCTCATCCTCCATGGCCTGGGCCAATCATATTTTCTTGGGGTGCCG gtaTCCACCAAAAGTTATGGATAAAATACTTAGTATGGCTGAAGGCATCAAAGTGACAGATGCTCCAATCCATACAACAAGAGATGAACTGGTTGCCAAGGTGAAGAAAAGAGGGATATCGAGTAGCAATG atGGGGTAGAAGAGCCATGCAAAAAGCGGGCAGTTGAAGGAAAGAACAGTTCTGCTGGTGGTCAGGATGCTTTGAAGACTTCTGGCAGAACAGAGCAGCCATCACCAAAGCAGGAAGTCAAGGTGGGGCCAATGCTATCCACTAGGTCTGTGGGAAGTGGAGAGAACCTGTGTCGGAGCTCTAGCAGCATTTTAGAAAGGGGGAGTGCTCTTTCACAAGAGGTGGCAGGAATGAAGAGTCAGAATAAATCCACCATTGAGCTGACAACTGAGAACTTGGGATCGAAGCAGAGCACCAGCACTTCTCAAGCTGTAGCAGCTGGTCCTGAAAAAGTTTCAGATGTAGAAACTTCAGAAAAACATGGTACAACACTAATTTCATCTGTGGCAAAATCCAATAGTCTTGGGACCCAGCTAACTGATTCCAAACAACAAAATGCATCACCTAAAAAGAGTGTTTTGGAGAGCACTTCATCTTTGTCTTCTCAGAACAATTCAGAGACAGAAGTGCCCCTGTTGAATTCTCAAAGCAGGTCAGAGACAAGTGTGCCATTGTTGGGTTCCCCAAGCAGCTCAGAAGTAGAGTTGCCTCTGTTATCTTCCAAACCTGGTTCGGAATTACTGCCCCTGTTAGGTTCTAAAACCACTTCAGATGCAAGCACATCACAATCAACTTCCAAAACTAACTCAGAGTCAAGCATTTCATCATCTGTTTCTAAGAACAGTTCCTCAACAAGTGTGCAAATGTTAACTTCTAAAAGCACCTCTTCTTCAAGCACGTCCTCTTCAAGCACATTATTGCTGACTTCTAAGAGCAGCTCCCAGGTAGCTGCTACACTGTTGGCTTCTAAAAGCAGTTCCCAGACAGCTGCATCAATTCTATCTTCCAAAAGTAGCTCCCAGACAAGTGGATCACTGTTGGCTCCCAAAAGCTCCTTGACAAGTGTGTCTCAGCTAGCTTCTAAGAGTAGCTCTCAGACTAGCACATCCCAGTTACCTTCTAAAAGCACTTCACAGTCAAATGAGAGTTCTGTTAGGTTTTCTTGCAAATTAACCACTGAAGATGTAAAACAGAAGCAACCTTTTTTCAATAGATTGTATAAAACCGTAGCATGGAAGTTAGTAGCTGTTGGTGGCTTTAGTCCCAATGTAAATCATGGGGAACTCTTAAACGCATCTGTGGAGGCTCTAAAAGCAACATTGGATGTTTCTTTTGTTCCACTAAAAGAACTGGCAGATCTTCCTCAAAGTAAGAGTTCTCAAGAAAGTATTGTTTGTGAATTGAGGTGCAAGTCTGTTTATTTGGGTACTGGCTGTGGAAAGAGTAAGGAGAATGCCAAAGCAGTAGCATCAAGAGAAGCTCTGAAATTATTTCTCAAGAAAAAAGTGGTGGTAAAGATATGCAAAAGGAAATACAGAGGAACTGAAATAGAAGATTTGGTGCTTCTTGATGAAGAATCAAGACCTACAAACTTACCTCCTGCTTTAAAACATCCTCAGGAGCTACCATAG